A section of the Zavarzinella sp. genome encodes:
- a CDS encoding cytochrome c codes for MNKFACAIMITAFTLLYQQFVSAAPMLPGLANKHPLSEEQTGLLLMGELRCAACHKSTESPLFERATPDLADVGARVAPEYLQRFLDSPSHEQPGTTMPDMLHALPAAQRKETAEALTHFLVSQSPGKFQFEAVEPKQVLPGKTLFHTIGCVACHGPLENKSNTPEPKAIVNLDHVPSKYSVDSLSKFLFQPKHVRPSGRMPDMKLTRSEANQVASYLLSKVQMRLSRIVLKDELVAKGKKAFQEQNCVACHKLGNIPPAPMLGELKSADLTLGCLSTKRSKSPFFNLNETQANAIRKSLSAKPELISEKLKVTHTLIAFNCNACHVRDGFGGVAAEHQEYFQTREKELGDEARIPPPLTQVGAKLQPVALKKMLFDGDSVRPYMLTRMPQFGELNLRHLPELFAKLDTIEKVDFSLPKAETRDAKEREREKAMRAAGRDLLGEKMLTCIACHTFNGKAAGHKGIELMTITERLQPSWYYHYMIEPSAFRPRTVMPTAWPGGKAMLKTVLNGHTKEQIEAIWYYLTLGTSAADPPGLRVVQTALEVKDATHTYRGRSSVAGFRGIAVGFPQKLNYSFNAETGTLSAIWAGDYIRVNRSGQGSGNFDPAEKHVALAQDVSFFDLPDEKTAWPLRPVMTKEAPVNPDPLYPKNRGYQFAGYFMDEQSIPTFMYRSGSVEIEDYSNVEVAQEKLRLVRTFSFHAPKGTTLWFRGLTGQFVVESKQQFKTKELRLNIPKVPTLVRPDSGDEKSSELLLQFIIPKGKSTQTLTYELLK; via the coding sequence ATGAACAAGTTTGCTTGTGCGATAATGATAACTGCATTCACCTTGCTTTATCAGCAATTTGTGAGTGCAGCACCGATGTTGCCAGGTCTGGCAAACAAACATCCGCTATCTGAAGAGCAGACAGGCCTACTACTGATGGGGGAGCTACGCTGTGCCGCATGTCACAAATCTACTGAATCTCCGCTATTCGAAAGAGCCACTCCAGACTTGGCTGATGTTGGTGCACGTGTGGCTCCAGAATATCTGCAGCGATTTCTTGATTCACCATCTCATGAGCAGCCGGGCACAACCATGCCTGATATGCTCCATGCATTGCCTGCAGCGCAACGCAAAGAAACTGCGGAGGCGTTGACACATTTCCTGGTCTCACAATCACCAGGAAAATTTCAGTTTGAAGCAGTTGAACCAAAACAAGTACTTCCCGGAAAAACGCTGTTTCACACTATCGGCTGCGTGGCGTGTCATGGTCCGCTGGAAAACAAGAGCAACACGCCTGAACCAAAGGCGATTGTGAACCTTGACCATGTGCCTTCCAAGTACAGCGTTGATTCGTTGAGCAAATTCCTTTTTCAACCTAAGCACGTGCGACCTTCGGGCCGCATGCCCGATATGAAATTGACACGCAGTGAAGCGAATCAGGTAGCCAGCTATCTGCTCAGCAAAGTTCAGATGAGGCTTTCTCGTATCGTTCTCAAAGACGAACTGGTAGCGAAGGGTAAAAAAGCCTTTCAGGAACAAAACTGTGTTGCCTGTCACAAACTGGGTAACATTCCGCCAGCGCCAATGCTAGGGGAGTTGAAAAGTGCTGATCTGACACTGGGATGCCTCAGCACCAAGCGATCGAAAAGTCCATTTTTCAATCTGAATGAAACACAAGCCAATGCGATTCGCAAGTCGCTGTCAGCCAAGCCGGAATTGATCTCCGAAAAATTGAAAGTCACTCACACGTTGATTGCATTCAACTGCAATGCCTGCCATGTGCGCGACGGTTTCGGGGGCGTTGCAGCCGAACATCAGGAGTACTTTCAAACTAGGGAGAAGGAACTGGGTGATGAAGCCCGCATTCCGCCACCGCTGACGCAAGTGGGAGCGAAACTGCAACCAGTGGCATTGAAGAAAATGCTCTTTGATGGCGATAGCGTGCGGCCGTATATGCTTACGCGGATGCCACAATTTGGTGAGCTCAATTTGCGTCATCTTCCTGAATTGTTCGCAAAATTGGATACGATTGAAAAGGTTGATTTTTCGCTGCCGAAAGCGGAGACTCGTGATGCCAAAGAACGCGAGCGGGAAAAGGCAATGCGTGCGGCCGGGCGTGATTTACTGGGTGAAAAGATGTTGACTTGTATTGCGTGCCATACGTTCAACGGCAAAGCAGCCGGTCATAAAGGCATCGAACTGATGACGATTACCGAACGTCTGCAGCCCAGTTGGTACTACCACTATATGATCGAACCCAGTGCGTTTCGGCCACGCACCGTGATGCCTACCGCCTGGCCTGGGGGCAAAGCGATGCTGAAAACGGTTCTCAATGGTCACACTAAGGAACAAATTGAAGCCATCTGGTATTACCTGACGCTTGGCACATCGGCGGCGGATCCACCCGGATTGCGTGTAGTACAGACCGCGCTTGAGGTGAAAGATGCTACCCATACATATCGCGGTCGCAGTAGTGTTGCGGGCTTTCGTGGCATTGCGGTCGGTTTTCCGCAGAAACTGAATTACTCCTTCAATGCGGAGACCGGTACGCTTTCAGCCATCTGGGCTGGTGACTATATTCGCGTCAATCGGAGTGGTCAGGGCTCCGGCAATTTCGACCCTGCCGAGAAACATGTTGCCCTCGCCCAGGATGTTTCATTCTTCGATCTGCCCGATGAAAAAACCGCCTGGCCTCTTCGACCCGTGATGACGAAAGAAGCGCCGGTGAATCCTGATCCGCTTTATCCCAAGAATCGCGGTTATCAGTTTGCGGGTTACTTTATGGATGAACAGTCGATTCCGACCTTCATGTACCGCAGCGGCAGCGTTGAAATTGAAGACTACAGTAATGTGGAAGTCGCTCAAGAAAAGCTCCGACTGGTTCGCACGTTTTCGTTTCATGCACCGAAGGGAACAACACTATGGTTCCGGGGATTGACCGGCCAATTCGTAGTGGAATCGAAACAGCAGTTCAAAACGAAAGAGCTGCGTTTAAACATTCCGAAAGTGCCAACTTTAGTACGTCCGGATTCTGGAGATGAAAAATCTTCCGAATTGCTACTCCAATTTATTATCCCCAAGGGTAAATCAACCCAAACGTTGACTTATGAACTACTCAAATAG
- a CDS encoding G8 domain-containing protein, whose amino-acid sequence MILLQFLPQLLTCFIFSANLLLGAEPLLVRSKASGEWSNPKTWEKEQVPLRGQRVLIRTGHEVVYDMNSKAVLHAVHISGTLRFNPSINTRLEAGLITVQAGEVATDDGFDCSAHVGKPDPHQNRSQLLVGTQDAPIQANCTAMIRLHHIQGMNPETCPAIICCGGKMDFHGQPLSHSWTKLAKTVTTGDTELILKDKITGWNPGDRVIVTATQRYYDKDDQFTEERFVESISNTDPPVLKLTKPLEHEHLGDGLYSGEVANLSRNVIVESANPDGVRGHTMYHRHSAGSISYAEFRHLGKMNILGKYAIHYHLCKDTMRGSSIVGASIWDSDNRWVTIHGTEYLVVRDCVGWKSIGHGFFLEDGTEVYNILDRNLAVGARAGKRLPKQALPFDANDGAGFWWASSLNTFTNNVASDNDRYGFRYEATPTSALKLDFAIRQPDGSREIVDIRRLPFIRFSDNEVHSNVGLYGVNLGEGVRRVGPDSQHPFVVRNLNIWNVHYGFRPQVPSLMVENLNLHRIVYGVYHPDYDKHFYKNVTISEATAEPFNRGHDDESIQHGILTVDGLNFINCKSGGMPLIQISDHNPTGNAVSHFRNVKITDWKDGSRAKSLVNLGGGPRPEPKTEKGVPIYLHDWFGKGKHAMVVSTRSPEYKADPMRFRTEPTITGNESKLTDVNKIEFPKVLEPTDDLPPITIITRVQKTNGGVLVTGSSSDNHKVAKVIVNGVEATSTNGDYSEWKVVLKAGNSDEITAIAIDSTGLKELTPHRVIMAN is encoded by the coding sequence ATGATACTCCTTCAATTTCTACCACAACTGCTCACCTGTTTCATCTTTTCTGCAAACCTACTGCTTGGTGCGGAGCCCCTTTTGGTCCGGTCAAAAGCAAGCGGGGAATGGAGTAACCCCAAAACCTGGGAAAAAGAACAGGTACCTCTGCGCGGCCAGCGTGTGTTAATCCGCACTGGGCATGAAGTTGTGTACGATATGAATAGCAAGGCGGTGCTGCATGCGGTGCATATTTCGGGCACGCTTCGCTTTAACCCGTCGATCAATACCCGTTTGGAAGCTGGATTAATTACGGTTCAAGCCGGAGAAGTTGCGACCGATGATGGCTTCGATTGTTCTGCCCACGTCGGGAAGCCAGATCCTCATCAAAATCGGTCGCAACTGCTTGTAGGTACACAAGATGCACCCATTCAAGCCAATTGTACAGCGATGATTCGACTGCATCACATCCAGGGGATGAATCCGGAAACTTGCCCTGCAATCATCTGCTGTGGGGGAAAAATGGACTTTCATGGGCAGCCGTTGAGCCATAGCTGGACAAAACTAGCCAAAACGGTGACCACAGGTGACACTGAATTGATCCTCAAGGACAAGATCACTGGTTGGAATCCGGGGGATCGGGTAATTGTGACCGCTACCCAACGCTATTATGACAAAGATGATCAATTTACTGAAGAACGCTTTGTAGAATCGATCTCGAACACTGATCCGCCAGTCCTGAAACTCACGAAGCCGCTGGAGCATGAACATTTGGGTGATGGGTTGTACTCTGGGGAAGTGGCCAATTTATCGCGAAATGTCATTGTCGAATCAGCCAATCCGGATGGGGTGCGTGGTCATACTATGTACCACCGCCATTCTGCGGGTTCGATCAGTTACGCCGAGTTTCGTCATCTTGGTAAAATGAATATTCTGGGTAAATATGCCATTCATTATCATCTTTGTAAAGATACAATGCGAGGCAGTTCTATTGTAGGTGCCTCGATTTGGGATAGTGACAATCGCTGGGTGACCATCCATGGAACCGAATATCTGGTCGTTCGTGATTGTGTCGGTTGGAAAAGTATCGGCCATGGTTTCTTTCTGGAAGATGGAACCGAAGTATACAACATATTAGACCGAAATCTGGCAGTGGGTGCCCGTGCCGGTAAGCGGTTACCGAAGCAGGCGTTGCCGTTTGATGCCAATGATGGTGCAGGCTTCTGGTGGGCCAGCAGTCTGAACACCTTCACGAATAATGTGGCCTCAGATAACGATCGGTATGGATTTCGCTATGAGGCTACCCCTACCAGTGCCCTGAAACTTGATTTTGCCATCAGACAGCCGGATGGTTCCCGGGAAATTGTTGATATAAGGAGATTGCCTTTCATCCGGTTCAGCGATAACGAAGTTCATTCGAATGTGGGCCTGTATGGTGTGAATCTCGGTGAAGGTGTCCGGCGAGTTGGCCCGGATTCTCAGCACCCATTTGTTGTGCGAAACCTGAATATCTGGAATGTCCATTATGGTTTCCGTCCGCAAGTGCCGTCGTTAATGGTCGAAAACTTAAACTTGCACCGGATTGTGTACGGGGTTTATCATCCCGACTACGACAAGCACTTCTACAAAAATGTGACCATCAGCGAAGCGACTGCAGAACCGTTTAATCGGGGCCACGATGATGAGAGCATTCAACATGGTATTTTGACGGTGGATGGATTGAATTTTATCAACTGTAAATCTGGGGGCATGCCGCTGATTCAAATTAGTGACCATAACCCTACTGGAAACGCAGTGTCCCACTTTCGCAATGTCAAAATAACCGATTGGAAAGATGGTTCTCGTGCGAAATCACTGGTAAATTTGGGCGGTGGGCCAAGGCCGGAGCCGAAGACTGAAAAAGGCGTACCCATTTATCTCCACGACTGGTTTGGCAAAGGAAAACATGCGATGGTTGTCAGCACCCGGTCACCGGAGTACAAGGCCGATCCGATGCGGTTTCGAACGGAACCGACTATCACCGGAAATGAATCGAAGCTCACTGACGTGAATAAAATTGAATTTCCCAAGGTTCTGGAGCCTACGGACGATCTACCCCCGATTACTATCATCACCCGAGTGCAAAAAACGAACGGGGGTGTTCTGGTAACCGGTTCATCCTCTGACAATCATAAGGTTGCCAAGGTGATTGTAAATGGAGTGGAGGCAACTTCGACAAACGGCGATTATTCCGAGTGGAAAGTAGTTCTGAAAGCGGGCAATTCCGACGAAATTACGGCGATAGCTATTGATAGCACTGGATTGAAAGAATTGACCCCACACAGGGTAATCATGGCAAATTAA
- a CDS encoding DUF1990 family protein, with the protein MGLVLLHASGVPLFHRCEGQWNDCPELLFLPKLLECGEDRFLIEWDSDTDKVRYDILAFSRPNHILTRLGYPLVRRSQKRFGRDSAATLCRAVNSVLPITEVSQNTGYTRSGCSDHHQKIQQCCLFFGAQISSGITERVIRTSIRQIPCVRFHFWTD; encoded by the coding sequence GTGGGGCTAGTGCTACTTCACGCGAGCGGGGTACCTCTGTTCCACAGGTGTGAAGGTCAATGGAATGATTGCCCAGAACTCTTGTTTTTGCCAAAACTCCTTGAGTGCGGCGAGGATAGATTCCTGATTGAATGGGACAGTGACACCGACAAGGTGAGATATGATATCCTCGCTTTCTCCCGCCCCAACCACATCCTGACTCGGCTAGGTTATCCACTGGTTCGCCGCAGCCAGAAAAGATTTGGTCGAGATTCGGCGGCAACGTTGTGCCGAGCCGTCAATTCGGTATTACCCATTACTGAAGTTTCGCAAAATACGGGTTATACACGTTCGGGTTGTTCAGACCACCATCAGAAAATACAACAGTGTTGCCTGTTTTTTGGTGCCCAAATTTCGAGTGGCATTACAGAAAGGGTAATTCGCACCTCCATTCGACAAATTCCTTGTGTGCGGTTTCATTTCTGGACTGATTGA
- a CDS encoding DUF1501 domain-containing protein: MNSRRDFLQLCGMAGLGVAAPISLMDAYAKPKDEPYGGPYYVVFNASGGWDTTYLMDPKGVNDINRLYKEGDILTQGNHLYAPTAKQVKTGMSNEDFYKEFGNELLVFNGLDYSVNNHSPGARYMATGKLDSLAYPTFAALVAACQGSSCPISFLTFGNYSATGNLVAMSRVPYIHSLQKIANADAVEGNVRSQYHDRFALDRIEATLREQNQTRQTEPRLPRIEHAENMLYAAQDNSKALERVTPYIPVKISKERLCQQAEIALASFKAGVCVSANLTIGQFDSHANNDRDQMVLIPEFLSGIAYLLRRAEELKIREQMVVIVQSEMGRTPNYNNGNGKDHWSIGSIMFLGKGIKGNRVIGATDEKQFLVPLDPKKLVCDKEKGIKVRPEHIHQSLREFAGIAEHANSKKFPLGVVESEKLQGLWG; the protein is encoded by the coding sequence ATGAATAGTCGACGCGATTTTCTGCAGTTATGCGGAATGGCCGGGCTGGGTGTTGCAGCGCCGATCAGTCTGATGGACGCGTATGCGAAGCCGAAGGATGAACCGTACGGCGGGCCGTATTATGTAGTTTTTAATGCGTCTGGCGGCTGGGACACCACTTACTTGATGGACCCCAAGGGCGTTAACGACATCAACCGGTTGTACAAGGAAGGTGACATTCTCACGCAGGGAAATCACTTGTATGCGCCGACGGCGAAGCAAGTAAAAACCGGCATGAGTAATGAAGATTTCTACAAAGAGTTTGGTAATGAACTACTGGTGTTCAACGGTTTGGATTACTCGGTGAATAATCATTCGCCGGGTGCACGATACATGGCAACCGGGAAACTCGACAGCCTGGCTTACCCGACGTTCGCTGCACTGGTAGCAGCGTGCCAGGGGTCGTCGTGCCCGATTTCATTTCTGACGTTCGGCAATTACTCCGCTACGGGAAATCTGGTGGCGATGTCACGAGTTCCGTATATCCATTCGCTGCAGAAAATAGCCAATGCGGATGCCGTTGAAGGTAATGTGCGTTCGCAGTATCACGACCGCTTCGCTTTGGATCGAATTGAAGCGACACTGCGTGAACAGAACCAGACACGCCAAACAGAACCTCGTTTGCCACGCATTGAACATGCAGAGAATATGCTCTACGCTGCCCAGGATAATTCCAAGGCGCTTGAGCGTGTGACGCCTTACATCCCAGTAAAGATTTCGAAAGAGCGATTGTGTCAGCAGGCGGAAATCGCGTTGGCGTCATTCAAGGCGGGCGTGTGCGTTTCGGCTAATCTGACCATCGGCCAATTCGACAGTCACGCGAATAACGACCGAGATCAAATGGTTCTGATACCGGAGTTTCTTTCGGGTATCGCCTATCTACTGCGACGTGCGGAAGAATTGAAAATCCGTGAGCAGATGGTTGTGATAGTGCAGAGTGAAATGGGCCGCACCCCGAATTACAATAACGGCAATGGTAAGGACCACTGGTCAATCGGTTCGATCATGTTCCTCGGCAAAGGGATCAAGGGCAATCGCGTGATCGGAGCAACGGACGAGAAGCAGTTTCTGGTTCCGCTCGATCCGAAAAAACTGGTGTGTGATAAAGAGAAGGGCATTAAGGTGCGGCCAGAACATATTCACCAGTCACTGCGTGAATTCGCGGGCATTGCAGAGCATGCAAACAGTAAGAAATTCCCGCTAGGTGTCGTAGAATCTGAGAAACTGCAAGGCCTGTGGGGCTAG
- a CDS encoding DUF1592 domain-containing protein, which translates to MTLSNAGSIFTACFISLALCNSVHAQQTKVYAGSDCAVDEFFKNEVWAKVASHTCVTCHKLGGDAEDSKFLLHDPRKITGEAQAEAMRHNRVAFANMAIQKVKDESRLLLKAVGKLDHGGEAVLNADSTSYRILADFVRTVNTPKSLPAYVEDKNAPPFFEGINMVDDRVLLRRITLSLAGRLPTDSEWAVVSKLGIKAIPQLMDTIMKEDAFYDRLREGFNDIFLTVGYGEAESALSYAHFSKTRHWTQKYDLSSIKDEQARTQAGYKLARDYRQALFGEPMKLIEHIVRNDRPFSEIITADYIMVSPYTARGYGIFEELRDKFKDIDNPFEYIPVKLKALVARTKNDDQDSATGFYPHAGLLSTFQYLRRYPTTDTNRNRLRARMYYQHFLGVDVLELAARVSDAAEVAKKYEIPTMQAAECVVCHKTLDPVAGLFQDYFSIDGVYGKRKGGWFKDMFGAGFEGESLPTEERWHALQWLGERTIKDPRFAIAMVEHVYYILNGRKVLLPRKELDDPLFAAKRRAYQTQRREIETIAEQFAKNQFNLKSVFKALALSQFYRADGPAVAITNPQRKAELECVGLVRMLSPEQLERKTKAVFGEKWGRLNEQMEMLYGGIDSTEVTERATDPSGAMGAIQRMMANEMACRHTARDFAKPAAERILFPGIEASVVPGDSAEGDAKIRQAIVHLHQRILGRYDAVDSTEVERTFKLFSGILNDANEQRNFDKREIYHCRRENPVLQPDPLYTVRAWRGVVTYLLRRQEFLYE; encoded by the coding sequence ATGACGTTATCGAATGCCGGGTCAATCTTCACAGCATGCTTCATCTCTCTTGCTCTCTGCAATTCTGTGCACGCACAGCAAACGAAGGTTTATGCCGGGTCCGACTGCGCCGTTGACGAGTTCTTTAAAAACGAAGTCTGGGCCAAGGTCGCTTCTCATACCTGCGTGACCTGTCACAAACTTGGCGGCGACGCGGAAGACAGCAAGTTTCTCCTTCACGATCCCAGGAAAATCACAGGCGAAGCACAGGCCGAGGCGATGCGGCATAACCGCGTCGCTTTCGCAAACATGGCGATACAGAAAGTAAAAGATGAATCACGCCTGCTGTTGAAAGCAGTCGGCAAACTTGACCACGGAGGTGAAGCGGTCTTGAACGCTGACTCGACAAGCTACCGCATTCTTGCGGATTTTGTTCGCACAGTGAATACTCCGAAATCGCTGCCCGCATACGTTGAAGATAAAAACGCCCCACCGTTTTTCGAAGGCATCAACATGGTCGATGACCGCGTTTTGCTGCGTCGGATCACGCTTTCACTTGCGGGCCGGCTGCCAACGGATAGCGAATGGGCAGTAGTGTCGAAGCTCGGCATCAAAGCGATTCCTCAACTCATGGATACCATCATGAAAGAGGATGCGTTTTACGACCGACTGCGTGAAGGCTTCAACGATATCTTCCTGACGGTTGGCTACGGCGAAGCGGAGTCTGCCTTGTCCTACGCGCATTTCAGCAAGACCAGGCATTGGACACAAAAGTACGACTTGAGCAGTATCAAGGATGAACAAGCCCGCACCCAGGCAGGGTATAAACTCGCCCGTGACTATCGCCAGGCGCTCTTCGGTGAACCGATGAAACTGATTGAGCATATCGTTCGCAACGACCGGCCGTTCAGCGAAATCATCACCGCTGACTATATCATGGTGTCGCCGTATACAGCTCGCGGCTACGGCATATTCGAAGAATTACGTGACAAGTTTAAAGATATCGACAATCCGTTTGAGTATATCCCGGTGAAGCTTAAAGCGCTTGTTGCTCGCACGAAGAACGACGATCAGGATTCTGCAACCGGCTTTTATCCGCACGCCGGGCTGCTGAGTACTTTCCAATATCTGAGACGCTACCCCACAACAGACACCAACCGCAATCGCCTCAGGGCACGCATGTACTATCAGCATTTTCTGGGAGTAGATGTTCTGGAACTGGCGGCTCGCGTTTCGGATGCGGCCGAGGTCGCCAAAAAATACGAAATTCCGACGATGCAGGCGGCCGAGTGCGTGGTTTGCCACAAAACGCTCGATCCCGTTGCGGGGTTGTTTCAAGATTACTTCAGTATTGATGGCGTCTATGGCAAGCGAAAAGGGGGCTGGTTCAAAGACATGTTTGGTGCCGGTTTCGAAGGCGAATCGCTGCCGACTGAAGAACGCTGGCATGCATTGCAGTGGCTGGGCGAACGCACGATCAAAGACCCCCGCTTCGCAATCGCAATGGTTGAGCATGTCTATTACATCTTGAATGGTCGCAAAGTTCTGCTTCCGCGCAAGGAGCTTGATGATCCGCTTTTTGCCGCAAAACGCCGAGCTTATCAGACACAACGCCGGGAAATTGAAACTATCGCAGAACAGTTTGCAAAGAACCAGTTCAACCTGAAATCGGTTTTCAAAGCGCTGGCACTTTCGCAGTTTTATCGTGCAGACGGGCCTGCAGTCGCGATTACGAATCCGCAGCGTAAGGCGGAGCTGGAATGCGTCGGCCTGGTGCGCATGTTGTCACCTGAGCAGCTCGAGCGAAAAACGAAGGCGGTCTTCGGCGAAAAGTGGGGCCGCTTAAACGAGCAGATGGAGATGCTCTACGGAGGCATTGATTCGACTGAAGTAACAGAACGGGCAACTGACCCCAGCGGGGCGATGGGTGCAATCCAACGGATGATGGCCAATGAAATGGCCTGCAGACATACCGCTAGGGACTTTGCCAAACCGGCTGCGGAGCGGATACTTTTCCCCGGGATTGAAGCGTCGGTGGTTCCCGGCGATTCTGCCGAAGGCGATGCGAAAATTCGCCAGGCGATTGTACACTTGCATCAGCGGATTCTCGGCCGTTACGATGCGGTTGATTCAACCGAAGTTGAGCGCACATTCAAGCTGTTCTCGGGCATCCTCAACGATGCGAACGAGCAGCGGAACTTCGATAAACGAGAGATTTATCACTGCAGACGCGAGAATCCCGTGTTACAGCCTGATCCGCTATACACCGTTCGCGCCTGGCGTGGCGTTGTCACTTATCTGTTGAGAAGGCAGGAATTTCTGTATGAATAG
- a CDS encoding transposase, translating into MCDNLNTHTKGAFYEAFEPARARTLVRRIEFCYTPKHGSWLNIAENELSSLTRQCVADRRFEDVATLSEETEAWSNDVNTTQRGVDWQMKIDEARTKLKSVYPTIKS; encoded by the coding sequence GTGTGTGACAACCTCAACACCCACACCAAGGGCGCGTTCTATGAAGCGTTTGAACCCGCGCGTGCGCGGACCTTGGTTCGACGGATCGAATTCTGCTACACACCCAAGCATGGAAGTTGGCTGAACATCGCAGAGAATGAACTGAGTTCGTTAACCCGCCAATGTGTCGCGGACCGTCGCTTTGAAGATGTTGCCACTTTGAGTGAAGAAACCGAGGCATGGTCGAACGATGTCAACACTACACAGCGTGGCGTTGACTGGCAAATGAAGATCGACGAAGCACGAACGAAATTAAAATCGGTTTACCCGACAATTAAGTCGTGA
- a CDS encoding helix-turn-helix domain-containing protein — protein MRKLYIIRLTKQERVELQSVVKKLKGTGQKVRRAQILLKADADGPNWTDERITEAFSCRTRTVERLRQRFVEQGFEETLNRAKRQQPPVDKLLTGDQEARIIATRLGPPPKGYNNWTLRLLARKVVELEIVESVSYETV, from the coding sequence ATGCGGAAGTTGTATATCATTCGACTGACAAAGCAAGAACGAGTCGAGCTTCAGAGTGTCGTCAAGAAGTTGAAGGGAACCGGGCAGAAAGTTCGACGTGCTCAAATTCTGCTGAAGGCAGATGCCGATGGTCCGAATTGGACTGATGAGCGTATTACCGAGGCGTTTTCGTGTCGGACTAGAACCGTGGAACGGCTTCGCCAGCGGTTCGTCGAGCAAGGATTTGAAGAAACGCTCAACCGAGCTAAACGTCAGCAACCACCCGTGGATAAGCTATTGACGGGCGACCAAGAGGCCCGCATCATCGCGACTCGGCTTGGGCCGCCTCCGAAAGGCTACAACAACTGGACGCTTCGGTTGCTGGCACGCAAGGTCGTGGAGTTGGAAATCGTGGAGTCGGTGAGCTACGAAACGGTCTAA
- a CDS encoding tyrosine-type recombinase/integrase codes for MLAKIVERVELEKAGIGDHRTTKFQKMPLREHLQAWRESLHANNCEQEYIKLKTNRVTAIIEGCQFHFCKDMNAEFLEKFLHHLRTNQGMSTQTTKHYLQAAKQFVLWMIENDRIDRNPFKTVKPGNVAIDAERRGEYQNDEVTRLLVAAEAGKPFRGLCGSDRAMLYRLALGTGFRASELAILKPESFDLSACPPVVHLQARSSKNRQPATQPISIDLANDLRPFLAAKPKGELIWPGTWNEKAAKMIRRDMEAAGIPVETTSPEGDEVRDFHALRSTYISNLIRSGADTKQVMTLARHSDPKLTMKRYARTKLSDLAEKVNGLPTGKKFAPQFAPDSDNLMQTMTTDEDLNSSGNVDSIISEGTGNPVKYDTCGDMVTAEDENLEARPAGVEPATYGSEDRFCKFANYLFCKYFRRIESPRCTQCCTSFFAIRCQ; via the coding sequence ATGCTTGCGAAAATCGTTGAACGGGTAGAATTGGAAAAGGCGGGTATCGGTGATCATCGAACTACCAAGTTTCAGAAAATGCCGTTGCGGGAACACCTGCAAGCCTGGCGGGAATCATTGCATGCGAACAACTGCGAACAGGAATACATCAAACTGAAAACCAACCGTGTAACTGCTATCATCGAAGGATGCCAGTTTCATTTCTGCAAAGATATGAACGCGGAATTTTTGGAAAAGTTCCTGCATCATCTGCGAACAAACCAAGGCATGAGCACGCAGACCACTAAGCATTATCTACAGGCTGCAAAGCAGTTCGTACTGTGGATGATCGAGAATGACCGCATCGACCGCAACCCATTTAAGACAGTCAAGCCCGGGAACGTTGCCATAGACGCAGAAAGGCGGGGAGAATATCAGAACGATGAGGTCACTCGATTGCTCGTAGCTGCAGAAGCAGGCAAGCCATTCAGGGGGCTTTGCGGTTCCGATCGTGCCATGTTGTACCGCCTGGCCCTAGGGACCGGGTTCAGGGCATCTGAACTCGCAATCCTCAAGCCGGAATCATTCGACCTTTCTGCCTGCCCGCCTGTTGTGCATTTGCAGGCACGCAGCAGCAAGAACCGCCAACCAGCCACTCAACCTATTTCAATCGATCTGGCGAACGATTTGAGGCCATTTCTGGCTGCCAAGCCGAAAGGTGAACTGATCTGGCCGGGAACCTGGAATGAAAAGGCCGCAAAGATGATCAGGCGGGATATGGAGGCAGCAGGGATCCCGGTTGAAACTACTTCGCCGGAAGGGGATGAAGTACGCGACTTTCACGCACTGCGAAGCACATACATCAGCAACCTGATTCGCAGCGGTGCAGATACCAAACAGGTAATGACCCTGGCAAGGCATTCCGACCCAAAATTGACCATGAAACGGTACGCACGGACAAAATTAAGTGACCTGGCGGAAAAAGTAAACGGCTTGCCCACTGGTAAAAAGTTTGCCCCCCAGTTTGCCCCCGATTCTGACAATCTTATGCAAACGATGACAACGGATGAGGATTTGAACAGTTCTGGAAATGTTGATTCGATAATTAGTGAAGGAACAGGAAACCCTGTAAAATACGATACTTGCGGAGATATGGTGACTGCTGAAGATGAGAATTTAGAAGCACGCCCGGCTGGAGTCGAACCAGCAACCTACGGTTCCGAAGACCGTTTCTGTAAATTTGCAAACTACTTATTCTGCAAGTACTTCCGGCGAATTGAATCACCCCGTTGCACCCAGTGTTGCACCTCTTTTTTCGCAATCCGATGCCAATGA